A window of the Janthinobacterium agaricidamnosum NBRC 102515 = DSM 9628 genome harbors these coding sequences:
- a CDS encoding response regulator transcription factor, translating to MTKILIVEDNLDYAEDMAEFLTGLEHEVHITSSAGDMWAALSQGNVGVVVLDLGLPDEDGFNVIPRMRQLYPQIGVLVLTGRVAFDSRIMGLRLGADHYLTKPIKFPELAAHIEALDRRVGPQDPLPLPGKWTLRVSARQLELMGQVIALTEKEFNFLHLLTINTRPVPRDVLVAGMGGDDPDAGRRVDMLVYRLRKKARSGLGQDLPLRSAYGEGYSLSTSFNLS from the coding sequence ATGACGAAAATATTGATCGTCGAAGACAATCTGGACTACGCCGAAGACATGGCGGAGTTCTTGACAGGGCTCGAACACGAAGTACACATCACCAGTTCTGCTGGCGATATGTGGGCGGCGCTGAGCCAGGGCAATGTTGGCGTGGTTGTCCTGGACCTGGGTTTGCCCGATGAGGACGGCTTCAACGTCATCCCGCGCATGCGTCAGCTGTATCCGCAGATCGGGGTACTGGTCTTGACTGGACGGGTGGCGTTCGACAGCCGCATCATGGGCTTGCGCCTGGGCGCCGACCATTACCTGACCAAGCCGATCAAGTTCCCGGAACTGGCCGCGCATATCGAGGCGCTGGACCGCAGGGTCGGGCCGCAAGATCCGCTGCCGCTGCCGGGCAAATGGACCTTGCGCGTCAGCGCCCGCCAGCTGGAGCTGATGGGCCAGGTGATCGCGCTGACCGAAAAAGAATTCAACTTCCTGCATTTGCTGACCATCAATACCCGGCCGGTACCGCGCGACGTGCTGGTGGCCGGCATGGGCGGCGACGATCCGGATGCCGGACGGCGCGTCGACATGCTGGTCTACCGCTTGCGCAAGAAGGCGCGCAGCGGCCTGGGCCAGGACTTGCCGCTACGCAGCGCGTATGGCGAAGGGTATAGTTTGTCGACCAGCTTCAATTTGTCCTGA
- a CDS encoding transposase gives MARLPRLILPAQPHYVIQRGHSRQPVFQDAADYTTFLAWLRTGAKTFKVAVHAYVLMPYQLHVLASPADENGLGQLMQWLGRYYVPYYNQKYQRSGPLWQGRYKTSVIDPDNFFLMCTRYIEFAPLAAGLASAAADYPWSSYGHHAGIRPDPVITDHALYWALGNTPFDREAAYLRLTEQALSLDQVKTLERAVLKGWPLGSEPFKLALEHKLKRQVMPAKRGRPFKIVAAD, from the coding sequence ATGGCCCGTTTGCCCCGTTTGATCTTGCCTGCCCAACCCCATTACGTGATACAGCGCGGTCATAGCCGTCAGCCGGTGTTCCAGGACGCCGCCGATTACACGACATTCCTGGCCTGGCTGCGCACTGGCGCCAAAACCTTCAAGGTTGCGGTGCATGCCTACGTCTTGATGCCGTATCAATTGCATGTATTGGCGTCGCCGGCCGATGAAAACGGACTGGGCCAGCTGATGCAGTGGTTGGGGCGCTATTACGTGCCGTATTACAACCAAAAATACCAGCGCTCCGGTCCCTTGTGGCAGGGACGCTACAAAACTTCGGTCATCGATCCGGACAATTTCTTTCTGATGTGCACCCGCTACATCGAATTCGCCCCGCTGGCGGCCGGCCTGGCATCGGCCGCGGCCGACTATCCATGGTCCAGCTATGGCCATCACGCCGGCATCCGGCCCGACCCGGTGATCACCGACCATGCGTTGTACTGGGCGCTGGGCAATACGCCGTTCGACCGCGAAGCCGCGTACCTGCGGCTGACCGAACAGGCGCTGTCGCTGGACCAGGTCAAGACGCTGGAACGGGCCGTGCTGAAGGGCTGGCCGCTGGGGTCCGAGCCGTTCAAGCTGGCGCTGGAGCACAAATTGAAGCGCCAAGTGATGCCGGCCAAACGCGGTCGTCCCTTTAAAATTGTTGCCGCAGATTAA
- a CDS encoding glutamate synthase-related protein has translation MKAQGLYDPANEHDACGVGFVAHIKGNKTHSIVEQGLLILKNLDHRGAVGADALMGDGAGILIQIPDQYYREEMAKQGVTLPPPGEYGVGMVFLPKENASRIACEQEIERAVRIEGQVILGWRNVPIDTDMPMSPTVRAKEPVIRQIFIGRGPDIMVTDALERKLYVIRKSSGHAIQALKLLHGKEFFVPSMSARTIVYKGLLLADQVGVYYKDLQDARCISALALVHQRFSTNTFPEWPLAHPYRLIAHNGEINTVKGNFNWMRAREGVMKSAVLGEDLQKLFPLIYEGQSDTACFDNALELLLMAGYPIAQAMMMMIPEAWENHTTMDDNRRAFYEYHAAMMEPWDGPAAMAFTDGRHIGGTLDRNGLRPARYIVTDDDLVVMASESGVLPIPESKIIQKWRLQPGKMFLIDLEAGRIIDDQELKNTYANAKPYKAWINSVRIKLDEIKLADGIVALPVAGAASGEKAQPSVLDRQQAFGYTQEDLKFLMAPMAVSGEEATGSMGNDSPLAVMSNKLKPLYNYFKQLFAQVTNPPIDPIREAMVMSLVSFIGPKPNLLDTNNVNPPMRLEVSQPVLGFDDMARLRNIALHTGGKFKSYELDICYPLSWGKEGVEACLASLCAEAVDAVKSGHNILIVSDRAISADQVAIPALLATSTVHQHLVSKGLRASTGLVVETGSARETHHFALLAGYGAEAVHPYLAMETLVELAHGMPGELSAEKAIYNYTKAVGKGLMKVMSKMGISTYMSYCGAQIFEAIGLNKSLVDKYFKGTASNVEGIGVFEVAEEALRLHALAFGDDPLLANNLDAGGEYAFRVRGEEHMWTPDAIAKLQHSTRSNNFSSYKEYAQIINDQSRRHLTLRGLFEFKIDPSKAIPLDEVEPAKEIVKRFATGAMSLGSISTEAHATLAVAMNRIGGKSNTGEGGEDPQRYTQELKGIPIRQGATMASVVGAEQIVVDIPLQEGDSMRSRIKQVASGRFGVTAAYLNSADQIQIKMAQGAKPGEGGQLPGHKVSEYIASLRFSVPGVGLISPPPHHDIYSIEDLAQLIHDLKNANPRASISVKLVSEVGIGTVAAGVTKAKADHVVVAGHDGGTGASPLSSVKHAGTPWELGLAETQQTLVLNGLRSRIRVQADGQMKTGRDVVIAALLGADEIGFATAPLVVEGCIMMRKCHLNTCPVGVATQDPVLRAKFSGKPEYVVNYFFFVAEEARQLMAQLGIRTYDELIGRVDLLDKSKAIAHWKARGLDFSAIFHKPEVSGEQACRHVENQDHALEKALDHKLIAQARAALEKGERVSFISPVRNVNRTVGTMLSGEVAKKYGHAGLPDDTIHIQLQGTAGQSACAFLAHGITIDLVGEGNDYVGKGLSGGRIIVRPNTEFRGWAVDNIIIGNTVLYGAIAGEAFFNGVAGERFAVRNSGATTVVEGLGDHGCEYMTGGTVVVLGATGRNFAAGMSGGIAYVYDPLGDFASKCNTAMVTLDKVLSTSEQQAERAAWHTQQRDGLAESDEVILKRLIERHFKHTGSTRARSLLDDWASARGKFVKVFPSEYKRALIEMAENAALEAQPVAA, from the coding sequence ATGAAAGCCCAAGGCCTGTACGATCCAGCAAATGAACACGACGCATGCGGCGTCGGTTTTGTCGCCCACATCAAGGGCAACAAGACCCACTCCATCGTCGAACAGGGCTTGCTGATCTTGAAAAACCTGGATCACCGGGGTGCGGTCGGCGCCGATGCGCTGATGGGCGATGGCGCCGGCATCCTGATACAGATCCCGGACCAGTACTACCGCGAAGAAATGGCCAAGCAGGGCGTGACGTTGCCGCCGCCGGGCGAATATGGCGTCGGCATGGTGTTCTTGCCGAAGGAAAACGCTTCGCGCATCGCCTGCGAACAGGAAATCGAGCGCGCCGTGCGCATCGAAGGCCAGGTGATCCTGGGCTGGCGCAATGTGCCGATCGATACCGACATGCCGATGTCGCCGACGGTGCGCGCCAAGGAGCCGGTGATCCGCCAGATTTTCATCGGCCGCGGCCCGGACATCATGGTCACCGACGCGCTGGAGCGCAAACTGTATGTGATCCGCAAATCGTCGGGCCACGCGATCCAGGCCTTGAAGCTGCTGCATGGCAAGGAATTCTTTGTGCCGTCGATGTCGGCGCGCACCATCGTGTACAAAGGTTTGTTGCTGGCCGACCAGGTCGGCGTGTATTACAAGGATTTGCAGGATGCGCGCTGCATTTCGGCGCTGGCGCTGGTGCACCAGCGTTTCTCGACCAATACCTTCCCGGAGTGGCCGCTGGCCCACCCGTACCGCCTGATCGCGCACAACGGCGAAATCAATACCGTCAAAGGCAATTTCAACTGGATGCGCGCGCGCGAAGGCGTGATGAAATCGGCCGTGCTGGGCGAAGACTTGCAAAAGCTGTTTCCGCTGATCTATGAAGGCCAGTCCGACACGGCGTGCTTCGACAATGCGCTGGAATTATTGCTGATGGCAGGTTATCCGATCGCCCAGGCGATGATGATGATGATCCCGGAAGCGTGGGAAAACCACACCACCATGGACGACAACCGCCGCGCCTTCTATGAGTACCATGCGGCGATGATGGAGCCGTGGGATGGCCCGGCCGCGATGGCGTTCACCGACGGCCGCCACATCGGCGGCACGCTGGATCGCAACGGCTTGCGTCCGGCGCGCTACATCGTCACCGACGACGACCTGGTCGTGATGGCGTCGGAATCGGGCGTGCTGCCGATCCCGGAATCGAAAATCATCCAGAAATGGCGCTTGCAACCAGGCAAGATGTTCTTGATCGACCTGGAAGCGGGCCGCATCATCGACGACCAGGAATTGAAAAACACCTACGCCAACGCCAAGCCGTACAAGGCGTGGATCAATTCGGTGCGCATCAAGCTCGATGAAATCAAGCTGGCCGACGGCATCGTCGCCTTGCCGGTGGCCGGCGCCGCCAGCGGCGAAAAAGCGCAACCGTCGGTGCTGGACCGCCAGCAGGCGTTCGGTTACACCCAGGAAGACTTGAAATTCCTGATGGCGCCGATGGCCGTGTCCGGCGAGGAAGCGACCGGTTCGATGGGTAACGATTCGCCGCTGGCGGTGATGTCGAACAAGCTCAAGCCGCTCTACAATTACTTCAAGCAATTGTTCGCGCAAGTGACCAATCCGCCGATCGACCCGATCCGCGAAGCGATGGTGATGTCGCTGGTGTCGTTTATCGGTCCGAAGCCGAACTTGCTCGATACCAACAACGTCAATCCGCCGATGCGCCTCGAAGTGTCGCAGCCGGTGCTGGGTTTCGACGATATGGCGCGCCTGCGCAATATCGCGCTGCACACCGGCGGCAAGTTCAAGTCGTATGAACTGGATATCTGCTACCCGCTGTCGTGGGGCAAGGAAGGCGTCGAAGCGTGCCTGGCGTCGCTGTGCGCCGAAGCGGTCGATGCGGTCAAATCCGGCCACAATATCCTGATCGTGTCGGACCGCGCCATCAGCGCCGACCAGGTCGCGATTCCCGCGCTGCTGGCTACCTCGACCGTGCATCAGCACCTGGTCAGCAAGGGCTTGCGCGCGTCCACCGGCCTGGTGGTCGAAACCGGCTCGGCCCGCGAAACCCATCACTTCGCGCTGCTGGCGGGGTATGGCGCGGAAGCGGTCCATCCCTACCTGGCGATGGAAACGCTGGTCGAACTGGCGCACGGCATGCCGGGCGAATTGTCGGCTGAAAAAGCGATCTACAACTACACCAAGGCAGTCGGCAAGGGCTTGATGAAAGTCATGTCCAAAATGGGTATCTCGACCTATATGTCGTATTGCGGCGCGCAAATCTTTGAAGCGATCGGCTTGAACAAGTCGCTGGTCGACAAGTATTTCAAGGGCACGGCGTCGAATGTCGAAGGCATCGGCGTATTCGAAGTGGCGGAAGAGGCGCTGCGCCTGCACGCGCTGGCGTTCGGCGACGATCCGCTGCTGGCCAACAACCTGGACGCCGGCGGCGAATACGCGTTCCGCGTGCGCGGCGAAGAACATATGTGGACCCCGGATGCGATTGCCAAGCTGCAGCATTCGACCCGCAGCAACAACTTCTCCAGCTACAAGGAATACGCGCAAATCATCAACGACCAAAGCCGTCGCCACCTGACCTTGCGCGGCTTGTTCGAATTCAAGATCGATCCGTCGAAAGCGATACCGCTCGACGAAGTCGAACCGGCCAAGGAAATCGTCAAGCGCTTCGCGACCGGCGCCATGTCGCTCGGCTCGATCAGTACCGAAGCGCACGCCACGCTGGCGGTGGCGATGAACCGCATCGGCGGCAAGTCGAACACCGGCGAAGGCGGCGAAGATCCGCAGCGCTACACCCAGGAATTGAAGGGCATTCCGATCCGCCAGGGCGCGACGATGGCGTCGGTGGTGGGCGCCGAACAGATCGTCGTCGATATTCCGCTGCAAGAAGGCGACTCGATGCGTTCGCGCATCAAGCAAGTGGCGTCCGGCCGTTTCGGCGTCACCGCGGCGTACCTGAATTCGGCCGACCAGATCCAGATCAAGATGGCGCAGGGCGCCAAGCCGGGCGAGGGCGGCCAGTTGCCGGGCCATAAAGTGTCGGAATACATCGCCAGCCTGCGCTTTTCGGTGCCGGGCGTCGGCTTGATTTCGCCGCCGCCGCACCATGACATTTATTCGATCGAAGACTTGGCGCAATTGATCCATGACTTGAAAAACGCCAATCCGCGTGCGTCGATTTCGGTCAAGCTGGTGTCGGAAGTCGGTATCGGCACCGTCGCCGCCGGCGTCACCAAGGCCAAGGCCGATCACGTGGTGGTGGCCGGCCATGACGGCGGCACCGGCGCGTCGCCGCTGTCGTCGGTGAAACACGCCGGCACGCCCTGGGAGCTGGGCCTGGCGGAAACCCAGCAGACCCTGGTGTTGAACGGCTTGCGCAGCCGCATCCGGGTGCAGGCGGATGGTCAGATGAAAACCGGCCGCGACGTGGTCATCGCCGCGCTGCTGGGCGCCGATGAAATCGGTTTTGCGACCGCGCCGCTGGTGGTCGAAGGTTGCATCATGATGCGCAAATGCCATTTGAATACTTGCCCGGTCGGTGTCGCCACGCAAGATCCTGTGCTGCGCGCCAAGTTCTCCGGCAAGCCTGAATATGTGGTCAATTATTTCTTCTTCGTCGCCGAAGAAGCCCGCCAATTGATGGCGCAACTGGGTATTCGCACCTACGACGAATTGATCGGCCGGGTCGACCTGCTTGACAAGTCGAAGGCGATTGCGCACTGGAAAGCGCGCGGCCTGGATTTCTCGGCCATCTTCCACAAGCCGGAAGTGTCTGGCGAGCAAGCCTGTCGCCACGTGGAGAACCAGGACCATGCGCTGGAAAAAGCGCTGGACCACAAGCTGATCGCGCAAGCCCGCGCGGCGCTGGAAAAAGGCGAGCGGGTGTCGTTCATCTCGCCGGTGCGCAACGTCAACCGCACGGTCGGCACCATGCTGTCCGGCGAAGTGGCGAAGAAATACGGTCATGCCGGCTTGCCGGACGACACCATCCACATCCAGCTGCAAGGCACGGCAGGCCAGTCGGCGTGCGCCTTCCTGGCGCACGGCATCACCATCGACCTGGTGGGCGAGGGCAACGATTACGTCGGCAAGGGTTTGTCGGGCGGACGCATCATCGTGCGGCCGAATACCGAATTCCGCGGCTGGGCGGTGGATAACATCATTATCGGCAATACCGTGCTGTACGGTGCGATCGCCGGCGAGGCATTCTTCAACGGCGTGGCCGGCGAACGTTTTGCGGTGCGTAACTCGGGCGCCACCACGGTGGTCGAAGGCCTGGGCGACCATGGCTGCGAATACATGACTGGCGGCACGGTGGTGGTCTTGGGCGCCACCGGACGCAACTTTGCGGCCGGCATGTCGGGCGGTATTGCCTACGTCTACGATCCGCTGGGCGACTTTGCCAGCAAATGCAATACCGCGATGGTGACGCTGGATAAAGTGCTCAGCACGTCGGAGCAGCAAGCCGAGCGCGCCGCCTGGCACACCCAGCAGCGCGACGGTTTGGCGGAATCCGACGAAGTGATCTTGAAGCGTCTGATCGAACGCCACTTCAAGCATACCGGCAGCACCCGCGCCCGCAGCTTGCTGGATGACTGGGCCAGCGCACGTGGCAAGTTCGTCAAGGTCTTCCCGAGCGAATACAAACGCGCGCTGATTGAAATGGCCGAGAACGCCGCGCTGGAAGCGCAGCCCGTCGCCGCTTAA
- a CDS encoding glutamate synthase subunit beta, which yields MGKITGFMEFKRQDEAYLEPAARLKNYKEFVLHLSNEQATVQGARCMDCGIPFCTTGCPVNNIIPDWNDLVYRGNYREALDVLHSTNNFPEFTGRVCPAPCESACTLGIHEDPVGIKSIEHKIIDMGWEHGWVAPQPASFSTGKKVAVVGSGPAGLAAAQQLARAGHAVTVFEKSDRVGGLLRYGIPDFKMEKSHIDLRVKQMEAEGVTFRTSVLVGKDFPANVNNWAKETIFPEDLEKDFDAVIIAGGAEQPRDLPVPGRDLKGVHFAMDFLPLQNKVNAGDKLKDQIKASGKHVVVIGGGDTGSDCVGTSNRHGAASVAQFELMPQPPEKENKPLVWPYWPTKLRTSSSHEEGCERDWAVATKRFEGKNGKVEKLIACRVEWKDGKMSEVPDSEFEMKADLVLLAMGFVSPVQQVLDAFGIEKDARGNAKASTDGDGCYHTSVPKVFAAGDMRRGQSLVVWAIREGRQCARAVDEFLMGASVLPR from the coding sequence GTGGGTAAAATCACCGGTTTTATGGAATTCAAGCGTCAAGACGAGGCCTACCTGGAGCCTGCCGCGCGCCTGAAAAATTACAAGGAATTCGTGTTGCACCTGTCCAACGAGCAAGCGACGGTGCAAGGCGCGCGCTGCATGGATTGCGGCATTCCATTCTGTACCACCGGCTGTCCGGTCAATAACATCATTCCTGACTGGAATGACCTGGTGTATCGCGGTAATTACCGCGAAGCGCTGGATGTTTTACACTCGACCAATAACTTCCCGGAATTCACCGGCCGGGTTTGCCCTGCGCCATGCGAATCGGCGTGCACGCTGGGCATCCATGAAGATCCGGTCGGCATCAAGTCGATTGAACATAAAATCATCGACATGGGCTGGGAACATGGCTGGGTGGCGCCGCAACCGGCGTCGTTCAGCACCGGCAAGAAAGTGGCGGTGGTCGGTTCCGGTCCGGCCGGCCTGGCGGCGGCCCAGCAACTGGCGCGCGCCGGCCATGCCGTGACGGTGTTTGAAAAGAGCGACCGGGTCGGCGGCTTGCTGCGCTACGGCATCCCCGATTTCAAGATGGAAAAATCGCACATCGATTTGCGGGTCAAGCAAATGGAAGCGGAAGGCGTCACATTCCGCACCAGCGTACTGGTCGGCAAGGATTTCCCGGCGAATGTAAACAACTGGGCCAAGGAAACGATTTTCCCTGAAGACCTGGAAAAAGATTTCGATGCCGTCATCATCGCCGGCGGCGCCGAGCAGCCGCGCGACTTGCCGGTGCCGGGCCGCGACTTGAAGGGCGTGCATTTCGCGATGGACTTCTTGCCATTGCAAAACAAGGTCAACGCCGGCGACAAGCTGAAAGACCAGATCAAGGCCAGCGGCAAGCACGTGGTCGTGATCGGCGGCGGCGATACCGGTTCCGACTGCGTCGGCACCTCGAACCGCCATGGCGCGGCTTCGGTGGCGCAATTCGAATTGATGCCGCAACCGCCTGAAAAGGAAAACAAGCCGCTGGTCTGGCCGTACTGGCCGACCAAGCTGCGCACCTCGTCGTCGCATGAAGAAGGCTGCGAGCGCGACTGGGCGGTGGCGACCAAGCGTTTTGAAGGCAAGAACGGTAAAGTGGAAAAGCTGATCGCCTGCCGCGTCGAGTGGAAAGACGGCAAGATGAGCGAAGTGCCTGATTCGGAATTTGAAATGAAGGCCGACCTGGTGTTGCTGGCGATGGGTTTTGTGTCGCCGGTACAACAGGTGCTGGACGCCTTCGGCATCGAAAAAGATGCGCGCGGCAACGCCAAGGCGAGCACCGATGGCGACGGCTGCTATCACACCTCGGTGCCCAAGGTATTTGCCGCCGGCGATATGCGCCGTGGCCAGTCGCTGGTGGTGTGGGCGATCCGCGAAGGACGCCAGTGCGCCCGTGCGGTCGATGAATTCCTGATGGGAGCGTCGGTCTTGCCGCGTTAA
- a CDS encoding ABC transporter ATP-binding protein encodes MSFVVPNLVEIRDLHFAYGKRSILSGLQMDFPRGKVVAVMGGSGSGKTTVLRLIGGQLRPSSGSVNVNGQIVHTLDTDALYQMRRKMGMLFQHGALFTDLTAFENVAFPLREHTDLPEELIRTLVLMKLHAVGLRNAAQLKPGEISGGMGRRVALARAIALDPELIMYDEPFAGLDPISMGVTANLIRNLNDALGSTSILVSHDVKECFAIADYVYFLSSGKIVAHGTPAEMAVSTHPYVKQFVNAEADGPVPFHYPGKSLADDLGLGHPAGARR; translated from the coding sequence ATGAGCTTCGTCGTGCCAAATCTTGTTGAAATACGCGATTTACATTTTGCCTATGGGAAACGTTCGATCTTGTCGGGCCTCCAGATGGACTTCCCACGCGGTAAGGTCGTGGCGGTCATGGGCGGTTCCGGCAGCGGCAAAACCACGGTCTTGCGCCTGATCGGCGGCCAGTTGCGTCCCAGTTCCGGTTCGGTCAACGTGAACGGGCAAATTGTCCACACGCTCGATACCGATGCCTTGTACCAGATGCGCCGCAAGATGGGCATGCTGTTCCAGCATGGCGCCTTGTTTACCGATTTGACCGCGTTTGAAAACGTCGCTTTTCCGTTGCGTGAACACACCGATTTGCCGGAAGAACTGATACGCACGCTGGTCTTGATGAAGTTGCACGCGGTCGGCTTGCGCAATGCCGCGCAATTGAAACCGGGCGAAATTTCCGGCGGCATGGGCCGCCGCGTCGCGCTGGCGCGCGCGATTGCGCTCGATCCTGAATTAATCATGTACGATGAGCCGTTTGCCGGACTGGATCCGATTTCGATGGGCGTGACCGCCAATCTGATCCGTAATTTGAACGATGCGCTCGGCTCCACGTCGATCCTGGTGTCGCACGATGTGAAGGAGTGTTTCGCGATCGCTGATTATGTGTACTTTTTGTCATCCGGAAAAATCGTGGCGCATGGCACGCCTGCCGAGATGGCGGTATCGACCCACCCGTATGTGAAGCAATTCGTGAATGCCGAAGCGGATGGGCCGGTGCCCTTCCACTACCCGGGCAAGTCGCTGGCCGACGACCTGGGGCTGGGCCATCCGGCGGGAGCGCGTCGATGA
- the mlaE gene encoding lipid asymmetry maintenance ABC transporter permease subunit MlaE has protein sequence MIGRLLEASGAWVRTSVENLGFAISAFFTVLAASGSLLRRPRLVVEQLFFIGNRSLVIIAVSGLFVGMVLGLQGYYTLTTYGSSQALGLLVALSLTRELGPVVTALLFAGRAGTSLTAEIGLMKAGEQLSAMEMMAVNPIQRVLAPRFWAGVIAMPVLGSIFTAVGILGSYLVGVVLIGVDEGSFWSQMQSGVDVWKDIANGTIKSLVFGIAVTFIALFQGYQAQPTPEDVSGATTRTVVISSLMVWWLDFMMTALMFSK, from the coding sequence ATGATCGGCCGCTTGCTGGAGGCGAGCGGCGCCTGGGTCCGTACGTCGGTCGAAAACCTCGGTTTTGCGATCAGCGCTTTTTTCACCGTGCTGGCGGCGTCGGGCAGCTTGCTGCGCCGTCCGCGCCTGGTGGTCGAGCAACTGTTTTTTATCGGTAACCGTTCGCTGGTGATCATCGCCGTGTCCGGCCTGTTTGTCGGCATGGTGCTGGGTCTGCAAGGGTATTACACGCTGACCACCTATGGCTCGTCGCAGGCGCTGGGCTTGCTGGTGGCGCTGTCGCTGACGCGCGAACTCGGTCCGGTGGTGACGGCGCTGCTGTTCGCCGGTCGCGCCGGTACCTCGCTGACGGCGGAAATCGGCTTGATGAAAGCCGGCGAGCAATTGTCGGCCATGGAAATGATGGCGGTGAACCCGATCCAGCGTGTGCTGGCGCCGCGTTTCTGGGCTGGCGTCATCGCCATGCCGGTGTTGGGGTCGATCTTTACCGCGGTCGGCATCCTGGGCAGCTACCTGGTCGGCGTGGTGCTGATCGGCGTCGATGAAGGGTCGTTCTGGTCGCAAATGCAAAGCGGCGTCGATGTCTGGAAAGATATCGCCAACGGCACCATCAAGAGCCTGGTGTTCGGGATTGCGGTGACCTTTATTGCGCTGTTCCAGGGTTACCAGGCGCAGCCGACACCGGAAGATGTCTCTGGAGCAACAACACGGACCGTTGTGATTTCTTCGCTGATGGTGTGGTGGTTGGACTTCATGATGACCGCCTTGATGTTCAGCAAGTAA
- the mlaD gene encoding outer membrane lipid asymmetry maintenance protein MlaD, producing the protein MQRKSLDVWVGLFVLLGVAALMFLALKAGNMSSLSFTKTYTISAKFDNIGGLKPQAPVKGAGVVVGRVSSITFDDKTYQALVTLNIEEDFQFPKDSSAKILTAGLLGEQYIGIEAGGDTNNLASGDKIARTQSATVLEDLINQFIYSKAAEGKDSK; encoded by the coding sequence ATGCAACGTAAATCATTGGATGTGTGGGTAGGATTGTTTGTATTGCTGGGTGTTGCCGCCCTGATGTTCCTGGCCTTGAAAGCAGGCAATATGAGTTCTTTGTCTTTTACCAAGACCTACACGATCAGCGCCAAATTCGACAATATTGGCGGCTTGAAACCGCAAGCGCCAGTCAAGGGCGCGGGTGTGGTGGTGGGCCGCGTATCGAGCATCACCTTCGACGACAAGACTTACCAGGCGCTGGTAACCTTGAATATCGAAGAAGATTTTCAATTTCCGAAAGACAGTTCGGCCAAGATTTTGACCGCGGGCTTGTTGGGTGAGCAATATATCGGCATCGAAGCCGGTGGCGACACCAACAATCTGGCCAGCGGCGACAAAATTGCCCGGACCCAATCGGCCACAGTGCTGGAAGACCTGATCAATCAGTTCATCTATAGCAAGGCAGCGGAAGGAAAGGATAGCAAATGA
- a CDS encoding MlaA family lipoprotein, which yields MSTSRMKTASGLSLPRMALVLAMTAGIGGCATTASNPADPFEGFNRAMFKFNDTADKVVLKPAATAYKTVLPSFVQTGIGNFFGNLADLWSGANNFFQGKGEAGLQDITRVGLNSTFGLFGLLDFATPAGLPKHNEDFGQTLGWYGVGSGPYLMLPLLGPSTLRDTAALPLDIVGDPWRYKEPVYLRNIGTATRIVDKRAYILDASNLLEEAALDRYEFIRDGFLQQRQNKIFDGESSRPGKPVKNDNSQLDQPQDLKQPPAPADMALTSAVAAESDVSSAKAPEELTKGTEAEANASL from the coding sequence ATGAGCACATCCCGTATGAAAACAGCGAGCGGCCTGTCGTTGCCACGCATGGCGCTGGTGCTGGCCATGACGGCCGGCATCGGCGGTTGCGCCACCACCGCCAGCAACCCGGCCGATCCGTTCGAGGGTTTTAACCGCGCCATGTTCAAGTTTAACGACACCGCCGACAAGGTCGTGTTGAAGCCGGCCGCCACCGCGTACAAAACCGTGTTGCCATCGTTTGTGCAAACCGGTATCGGCAACTTTTTCGGCAACCTGGCCGATTTGTGGAGCGGCGCCAATAATTTCTTTCAAGGCAAGGGCGAAGCCGGCCTGCAAGACATCACCCGTGTCGGCCTGAACTCGACCTTCGGCCTGTTCGGCTTGCTGGACTTCGCGACGCCGGCCGGTTTGCCGAAGCATAATGAAGACTTTGGCCAAACCCTGGGCTGGTATGGCGTCGGTTCCGGTCCTTACCTGATGTTGCCGCTGCTGGGTCCATCGACCTTGCGCGACACGGCTGCCTTGCCGCTCGATATCGTCGGCGATCCATGGCGCTATAAAGAGCCTGTGTACCTGCGCAATATCGGCACCGCCACGCGCATCGTCGACAAGCGCGCCTACATCCTCGATGCGTCGAATTTGCTGGAAGAAGCGGCGCTGGATCGCTATGAATTCATCCGCGACGGTTTCCTGCAGCAGCGCCAGAACAAGATTTTCGACGGCGAATCGAGCCGTCCGGGCAAACCCGTGAAGAACGACAATAGCCAGCTGGACCAGCCGCAAGACTTGAAACAGCCGCCGGCGCCCGCAGATATGGCGCTGACCAGCGCTGTCGCCGCGGAAAGCGATGTGTCATCCGCCAAGGCGCCTGAAGAGTTAACCAAGGGCACGGAAGCTGAAGCCAACGCCAGCCTGTGA